The following proteins are co-located in the Candidatus Competibacteraceae bacterium genome:
- the carB gene encoding carbamoyl-phosphate synthase large subunit: MPKRTDLHSILIIGAGPIVIGQACEFDYSGAQACKALREEGYRVILVNSNPATIMTDPNMADAVYIEPIHWRTVSHIIARERPDALLPTMGGQTALNCALDLARHGVLAQYGVEMIGASPDAIDMAEDRERFRQAMHEIGLATPRSVVAHTLEEALAQHHEIGFPTILRPSFTLGGSGGGIAYNREELVEILERGLDLSPTSEVLLEESVLGWKEYEMEVVRDRADNCIIVCSIENLDPMGVHTGDSITVAPAQTLTDKEYQIMRNASLAVLRKIGVDTGGSNVQFAINPDDGRMVIIEMNPRVSRSSALASKATGFPIAKVAAKLAVGYTLDELKNEITGGRTPASFEPSIDYVVTKVPRFNFEKFPQANQRLTTQMKSVGEVMAIGRTFQESLHKALRGLEIGVDGFNEILDHQHPDPHIELKHELGMPGPQRLWFVAEAFRLGYSVEALYELTWIDPWFLTQIEELVQIAGEVRALGAAALQDRERLYFLKRKGFSDSRLATLAGVTETLVRQRRNEFDIHPVYKRVDSCAAEFATSTAYLYSTYEEECEAEPTDRAKIMVLGGGPNRIGQGIEFDYCCVHAALALREDGYETIMVNCNPETVSTDFDTSDRLYFEPLTLEDVLEIVRKERPKGVIVQYGGQTPLKLARPLEANGVPIIGTTPDAIDRAEDRQRFQQMIAQLGLLQPPNRTAREPEEAVRLAQEIGYPLVVRPSYVLGGRAMEIVHQEEDLRRYMTNAVQVSNDSPVLLDCFLNNAVEVDVDALSDGREVIIGGIMEHIEEAGVHSGDSACSLPPFSLSPAMQDRLREQVRAMALALGVVGLMNTQFAIQGDDIYVLEVNPRASRTVPYVSKATGRPLAKIAARCMVGRGLAEQGVSGEVIPAYYCVKEAVFPFVKFPGVDPLLGPEMKSTGEVMGVGRTFGEAFAKAQLGAGDQLPRGGQAFISVRDADKPKAVEVARELQRLGFGLVATKGTAAALRALGLACDTVHKVGEGRPHVVDMIKNDQINLIINTTEGKQAIADSYSIRREALMHKISYTTTIAAARATCQALRELDNGSVNCLQDLHRELLA; the protein is encoded by the coding sequence ATGCCCAAGCGCACCGATTTGCACAGCATCCTGATCATCGGCGCCGGTCCCATCGTGATCGGTCAAGCCTGCGAGTTCGACTACTCGGGCGCCCAAGCCTGCAAGGCGCTGCGGGAGGAAGGTTACCGGGTGATCCTGGTCAACTCCAACCCCGCCACCATCATGACTGACCCCAACATGGCCGACGCCGTGTACATCGAGCCGATTCATTGGCGAACGGTCAGCCACATTATCGCCCGCGAACGCCCGGACGCCCTGCTGCCGACCATGGGCGGCCAAACCGCGCTGAACTGTGCGTTGGACCTGGCCCGCCACGGCGTATTGGCACAATATGGCGTGGAAATGATTGGCGCCTCTCCCGATGCCATCGACATGGCTGAGGACCGCGAGCGCTTCCGCCAGGCGATGCACGAGATCGGGCTGGCCACCCCGCGCTCGGTGGTCGCTCACACGCTGGAGGAGGCACTGGCCCAGCATCACGAGATTGGCTTTCCGACCATCCTCCGTCCCTCTTTCACCCTGGGCGGCAGTGGCGGCGGTATCGCTTATAACCGTGAAGAACTGGTCGAGATTCTCGAACGCGGCCTGGATCTGTCGCCGACCAGCGAAGTGTTGCTGGAAGAATCGGTGCTGGGCTGGAAGGAATATGAGATGGAAGTGGTCCGCGATCGGGCCGACAACTGCATCATCGTTTGCTCGATTGAGAATCTCGACCCGATGGGGGTACATACCGGCGACTCCATCACCGTCGCCCCAGCCCAGACCCTGACCGACAAGGAATACCAGATCATGCGTAACGCCTCGCTGGCGGTGCTGCGCAAGATCGGCGTCGATACCGGTGGCTCCAATGTCCAGTTCGCTATCAATCCCGATGATGGACGCATGGTGATCATCGAGATGAACCCCAGGGTCTCGCGTTCCTCGGCGCTGGCCTCCAAGGCCACCGGTTTTCCCATCGCCAAGGTCGCGGCCAAGCTGGCGGTCGGCTATACCCTGGACGAACTCAAGAACGAGATCACCGGCGGCCGCACCCCGGCGTCGTTCGAACCGAGCATTGATTACGTCGTTACCAAGGTGCCGCGCTTCAACTTCGAAAAATTTCCGCAAGCCAACCAGCGCTTGACCACCCAGATGAAATCGGTCGGCGAGGTGATGGCCATCGGCCGGACCTTCCAGGAATCGCTCCATAAGGCCTTGCGCGGACTGGAGATCGGCGTCGACGGTTTCAACGAAATCCTCGACCACCAGCATCCTGACCCGCACATCGAGCTTAAGCACGAATTGGGTATGCCTGGCCCGCAGCGGCTGTGGTTTGTCGCCGAAGCCTTCCGGCTGGGATATTCGGTGGAAGCGCTGTACGAACTCACCTGGATCGATCCCTGGTTCCTGACCCAGATTGAAGAACTGGTCCAGATCGCCGGCGAGGTGCGCGCCCTGGGCGCGGCGGCCTTGCAGGATCGGGAACGCCTGTATTTTCTCAAACGCAAGGGCTTCTCCGACAGCCGGCTGGCGACCTTGGCCGGCGTCACCGAAACCCTGGTCCGCCAGCGGCGCAATGAATTCGATATCCACCCGGTCTACAAGCGGGTCGATTCCTGCGCCGCCGAATTCGCCACCAGCACCGCCTATCTGTATTCCACTTATGAGGAAGAGTGCGAGGCCGAACCGACCGACCGCGCCAAAATCATGGTGTTGGGCGGCGGCCCCAACCGTATCGGTCAGGGTATCGAGTTCGACTACTGCTGTGTCCACGCCGCCCTCGCCCTGCGCGAGGATGGCTACGAAACCATCATGGTCAACTGCAATCCGGAGACGGTATCCACCGACTTCGATACATCCGATCGGCTGTATTTCGAACCGCTGACCCTGGAAGACGTGCTCGAAATCGTCCGCAAGGAGCGGCCCAAGGGGGTGATCGTCCAGTACGGTGGCCAGACGCCGCTCAAGCTGGCCCGGCCGCTGGAAGCCAACGGCGTGCCGATCATCGGCACCACGCCGGACGCTATCGACCGTGCCGAGGATCGCCAGCGCTTCCAACAGATGATCGCCCAGCTCGGTTTGCTGCAACCGCCCAACCGCACCGCCCGCGAACCCGAGGAAGCGGTGCGGTTGGCCCAGGAAATCGGCTACCCGTTGGTGGTACGCCCTTCCTACGTGCTGGGCGGCCGGGCCATGGAAATCGTCCATCAGGAAGAGGACCTGCGCCGCTACATGACCAATGCCGTACAAGTCTCCAACGATTCGCCGGTGCTGTTGGACTGCTTTCTCAACAATGCCGTCGAGGTGGATGTGGACGCGCTCAGCGACGGGCGCGAAGTCATCATCGGCGGCATCATGGAGCATATCGAGGAAGCCGGCGTGCATTCCGGCGATTCCGCCTGCTCGCTGCCGCCCTTTTCCCTCAGTCCGGCGATGCAGGATCGGCTGCGCGAACAGGTGCGGGCGATGGCGCTGGCGCTGGGCGTGGTCGGGCTGATGAACACCCAGTTCGCCATTCAGGGCGACGATATCTACGTGCTGGAAGTCAACCCGCGCGCTTCCCGCACCGTGCCTTACGTTTCCAAAGCCACCGGCCGACCGCTGGCCAAAATCGCCGCTCGTTGCATGGTCGGACGCGGACTGGCTGAGCAGGGGGTATCCGGCGAAGTGATTCCCGCCTATTATTGCGTGAAGGAAGCCGTGTTCCCCTTCGTCAAATTCCCCGGCGTCGATCCCCTGCTAGGGCCGGAAATGAAATCCACCGGCGAAGTCATGGGCGTTGGGCGCACCTTCGGCGAAGCCTTCGCCAAGGCCCAACTCGGCGCGGGCGACCAGTTGCCGCGCGGCGGGCAAGCCTTCATCAGTGTACGCGATGCCGACAAGCCCAAGGCGGTTGAAGTCGCCCGCGAACTGCAAAGGCTCGGCTTCGGGCTGGTCGCCACCAAGGGAACCGCAGCGGCCTTGCGCGCCCTCGGCCTCGCCTGCGATACCGTCCATAAGGTAGGGGAAGGCCGGCCACACGTCGTGGACATGATCAAGAACGATCAGATCAATCTCATCATCAACACGACGGAAGGCAAACAGGCGATCGCCGATTCTTACTCCATCCGTCGCGAGGCTCTGATGCACAAAATCAGCTACACCACCACCATCGCCGCCGCGCGAGCCACCTGCCAGGCCTTGCGCGAACTCGACAACGGAAGCGTGAACTGCCTCCAGGATTTGCACCGGGAACTGCTCGCATGA
- the carA gene encoding glutamine-hydrolyzing carbamoyl-phosphate synthase small subunit, with amino-acid sequence MRKPALLALEDGSLFQGESIGADGFAQGEVVFNTSITGYQEILTDPSYCQQIVTLTYPHIGNVGTNDGDEEAGTIHASGLVVRDCPRRASNWRNRQSLDSYLRERGVVAIAGIDTRRLTRLLREKGAQGGCLIAGDAPDVDRALHLARGFPGLKGMDLAQVVSVTEPYEWQEGNWCLADNGFPSVRATRHHVVAYDYGVKRNILRMLVARDCRVTVVPARTPASAVIGLNPSGVFLSNGPGDPEPCDYAIVAIRELLDTGIPLFGICLGHQLLGLASGARTVKMKFGHHGGNHPVLDLDSGRVMISSQNHGFAVDEATLPTNLRATHRSLFDGSLQGLARTDRPAFSFQGHPEASPGPHDVAPLFDRFIDLMAANRPGT; translated from the coding sequence TTGAGGAAACCCGCGCTTCTGGCCCTGGAAGACGGTAGCCTGTTCCAGGGCGAATCCATCGGCGCCGATGGATTCGCCCAAGGCGAAGTTGTTTTCAATACCTCGATCACCGGCTATCAAGAAATTTTGACCGATCCTTCCTACTGCCAGCAGATCGTGACCCTGACTTATCCTCATATCGGCAATGTCGGCACCAACGACGGCGATGAGGAAGCGGGCACAATCCACGCCAGCGGCCTGGTAGTGCGGGATTGTCCGCGCCGTGCCAGCAACTGGCGCAACCGGCAATCGCTGGACAGCTACTTGCGCGAACGCGGCGTGGTCGCCATCGCCGGCATCGATACCCGGCGACTGACCCGCCTGCTGCGGGAAAAGGGCGCACAGGGCGGCTGCCTGATCGCGGGCGACGCTCCCGACGTGGATCGGGCGCTACACCTGGCTCGTGGATTTCCTGGCTTGAAGGGCATGGATTTGGCCCAAGTCGTCAGCGTCACCGAACCCTACGAGTGGCAAGAGGGCAACTGGTGCTTGGCCGACAATGGCTTTCCAAGCGTGCGCGCCACCCGCCACCACGTTGTCGCCTACGACTATGGCGTCAAGCGCAACATCCTGCGGATGCTGGTTGCCCGCGACTGTCGAGTCACGGTCGTGCCGGCGCGGACGCCGGCCAGCGCGGTCATCGGCCTGAATCCCTCCGGTGTATTCCTGTCCAACGGACCCGGTGACCCTGAGCCGTGCGACTATGCCATCGTCGCCATCCGCGAGTTGCTGGACACCGGGATTCCGCTGTTCGGAATCTGCCTCGGCCACCAGTTGCTGGGGTTGGCCAGCGGCGCGCGTACCGTCAAGATGAAATTCGGCCACCACGGCGGCAACCATCCGGTGCTGGATCTCGACAGCGGCCGAGTAATGATCAGCAGCCAAAATCACGGCTTTGCGGTGGACGAAGCCACATTGCCGACCAACTTGCGCGCGACTCACCGCTCGCTGTTCGACGGCTCGCTGCAAGGTCTCGCCCGCACCGACCGACCGGCTTTCAGTTTCCAGGGTCACCCGGAAGCCAGCCCCGGCCCGCACGACGTGGCACCGCTGTTCGACCGGTTCATCGATCTGATGGCGGCAAACCGACCTGGCACATGA
- the dapB gene encoding 4-hydroxy-tetrahydrodipicolinate reductase has product MIHVAIAGAAGRMGRQLLDACSRVENIRCSVASEHPDSPFIGADAGEIAGIGRLGIPITAELASLADRFDLLIDFTKPAVTLAHLALCQSAGKAMVIGTTGLSAEQKAEIAAGAVRIPIVFAPNMSVGVNLCFKLLELAARTLGDSVDIEILEAHHRHKADAPSGTALAMGQTIAGVLGRDLAQCAVYGREGVTGERDRNTIGFATLRAGDIVGDHTVLFADDGERIEITHRASSRMTFAKGAARAAAWLANRPPGLYDMRDVLDLH; this is encoded by the coding sequence ATGATTCACGTCGCAATCGCCGGCGCCGCCGGCCGCATGGGGCGACAGTTGCTTGATGCATGCAGTCGGGTCGAAAATATTCGTTGCTCCGTGGCTTCCGAACACCCCGATAGCCCGTTTATCGGCGCCGATGCTGGCGAAATCGCCGGTATCGGCCGGCTGGGCATCCCCATCACCGCCGAACTGGCGTCACTGGCTGATCGCTTCGATCTGCTGATCGATTTCACCAAGCCGGCGGTAACCCTCGCTCATCTTGCGCTATGCCAATCCGCGGGCAAGGCGATGGTGATCGGCACCACTGGCCTGTCCGCGGAACAGAAAGCGGAAATTGCCGCCGGCGCGGTACGGATTCCCATCGTATTCGCGCCCAACATGAGTGTTGGGGTCAACCTCTGTTTTAAGCTGCTGGAGCTGGCGGCGCGGACCTTGGGCGACAGCGTCGACATCGAGATTCTCGAAGCCCACCACCGCCATAAGGCGGACGCCCCCTCCGGCACGGCGCTGGCGATGGGACAGACGATTGCTGGAGTGCTCGGCCGAGACTTGGCGCAATGTGCGGTGTACGGCCGGGAAGGCGTCACCGGCGAGCGCGACCGCAATACCATCGGCTTCGCCACCCTCCGCGCTGGCGACATCGTCGGCGACCATACCGTCCTGTTCGCCGACGATGGCGAACGCATCGAAATCACCCACCGCGCCTCCAGTCGGATGACCTTCGCCAAGGGCGCCGCGCGCGCGGCCGCCTGGCTGGCAAACCGTCCCCCCGGCCTGTATGACATGCGAGACGTGCTCGACCTGCACTGA
- a CDS encoding H-NS histone family protein, with product MSDNIEDFIHSYSVEQLKQLIQTAEDAIEQKKTGEIEALRDQMIKMADQYDMTPEEVINYSGRRKRSPGKPKYRNPNNPEQTWTGRGKRPGWLKQADDIEVFRIPE from the coding sequence ATGAGCGACAACATCGAAGACTTCATCCATTCCTATTCCGTCGAGCAACTTAAACAGTTGATCCAGACAGCCGAAGATGCCATCGAACAAAAAAAGACCGGTGAAATCGAAGCCCTTCGCGATCAAATGATCAAAATGGCCGATCAATACGATATGACGCCGGAAGAGGTAATCAACTATTCGGGCCGCCGGAAGAGATCGCCCGGCAAACCTAAATACCGCAACCCTAACAACCCCGAGCAGACTTGGACAGGGCGTGGCAAAAGGCCAGGCTGGCTGAAGCAGGCGGATGACATCGAGGTTTTCCGAATCCCTGAATAG
- the trmB gene encoding tRNA (guanosine(46)-N7)-methyltransferase TrmB — translation MKFPPSTFLVVEDSNTGDEASRRIRSFVRREGRMTRAQRRAFVECWARFGVDAGVATLEPEWLFGRRAPLVLEIGFGDGESLVAMAMAHPEMDYLGIEVHRPGIGHVLLRAEALNLSNLRVMCADAVEVFRQLPDESLDRIQIFFPDPWPKARHHKRRLIQPSFVTLLVSKLKWAGQLHVATDCEDYARSILNVLRAVPEFTNAADGDGFAARPAYRPLTRFERRGRRLGHEVWDMLFARSQSAV, via the coding sequence ATGAAGTTTCCTCCGTCGACCTTCCTTGTTGTGGAGGATTCGAATACTGGCGATGAAGCGTCGCGGCGAATCCGCAGCTTTGTCCGGCGCGAGGGCCGGATGACGCGCGCCCAGCGGCGGGCATTTGTGGAGTGCTGGGCGCGGTTCGGGGTTGATGCTGGCGTGGCGACGCTGGAACCGGAATGGCTGTTCGGCCGTCGTGCGCCGTTAGTGTTGGAAATCGGTTTCGGCGATGGCGAGTCCCTGGTCGCCATGGCGATGGCCCACCCCGAGATGGATTATCTGGGCATTGAGGTCCATCGTCCGGGTATCGGGCATGTACTGCTGCGCGCCGAGGCACTGAACCTGAGCAATCTTCGAGTCATGTGCGCCGACGCTGTCGAGGTTTTTCGGCAGCTGCCGGACGAGAGTCTGGATCGCATTCAGATTTTTTTCCCCGACCCATGGCCCAAGGCACGGCATCACAAGCGTCGCCTGATTCAGCCATCGTTCGTTACGCTGCTGGTTTCTAAGCTAAAATGGGCTGGGCAACTGCATGTGGCCACCGATTGCGAGGATTATGCTCGTTCGATCCTGAACGTGTTGCGCGCCGTTCCTGAATTCACGAATGCGGCGGATGGCGACGGATTTGCCGCGCGTCCGGCGTACCGACCGTTAACTCGATTTGAACGGCGTGGCCGGCGCTTGGGTCATGAGGTTTGGGATATGTTGTTTGCCCGGTCCCAGTCAGCGGTATAA
- a CDS encoding D-alanyl-D-alanine carboxypeptidase: MFLKFSFGAFRDWRPCLWILGAALWIAAGPLSAQQAPFFSPAPEVAARAAVLMNAMTGEILFAKEPHLRLPPASTTKVLTALVALDRLDPNARLPVSAQAASVAPSRIGLRAGEMVTMQDLMYGLLLKSGNDAAETLAEAAGGSVYQFAGLMNAKAWQIGARNSHFTNPHGLPDDDHYATAYDLALVFRWAMHYPLFSDIVRTRTAALRIESGSGPYGDWRMVPVHSTNRLLASYEGTRGGKTGFTFKARHCFVGEADRGGIPLIVAVFNSPSRGTLWQDARSLLDYGFSRYGLAPPPVRVEPEPVMVRHIPVITPTAARAAVVRPALAGKRGRAGARNGVAASAKSTAARTQAARKKPAAKVMVAKPSGKAVRGRNPGKKPATAVKPAKPAKPGTKIATVPAEPNGKPRKSTKQRI; the protein is encoded by the coding sequence TTGTTTTTAAAATTCTCTTTTGGTGCATTTCGGGATTGGCGGCCTTGTCTCTGGATACTCGGCGCTGCCTTATGGATAGCGGCGGGGCCGCTGTCGGCACAGCAAGCCCCGTTCTTTTCGCCAGCGCCCGAAGTGGCCGCGCGCGCGGCGGTGCTGATGAACGCCATGACCGGTGAAATTTTATTTGCCAAGGAGCCACACCTGCGTCTGCCGCCAGCCAGCACCACCAAGGTATTGACCGCGCTGGTGGCGTTGGATCGGCTTGATCCGAATGCGCGATTGCCCGTCAGCGCGCAGGCTGCCAGTGTCGCGCCGAGTCGCATTGGCTTGCGGGCTGGCGAGATGGTCACGATGCAGGATCTGATGTATGGGTTGTTGCTGAAATCGGGCAATGACGCCGCCGAGACCTTGGCGGAGGCCGCGGGCGGTTCGGTCTACCAGTTTGCCGGGTTGATGAACGCCAAGGCCTGGCAGATTGGGGCGCGCAACAGTCATTTCACGAACCCGCACGGTTTACCCGACGACGATCATTACGCCACCGCCTATGATTTGGCATTGGTTTTTCGCTGGGCGATGCACTATCCATTGTTTTCTGACATCGTGCGCACCCGCACCGCCGCTTTGCGCATTGAGTCGGGGTCCGGTCCGTACGGTGACTGGCGGATGGTGCCGGTACACAGCACCAATCGCTTGCTGGCGTCTTACGAGGGGACGCGCGGCGGTAAAACCGGCTTTACCTTCAAAGCCCGGCATTGCTTCGTCGGCGAGGCGGATCGGGGCGGTATCCCGCTGATTGTGGCTGTTTTCAATAGCCCCAGCCGGGGTACGTTGTGGCAGGACGCCCGTAGTCTGCTCGATTATGGATTTTCTCGATATGGCTTGGCACCACCGCCCGTGCGGGTGGAGCCGGAACCGGTCATGGTCCGGCATATACCGGTGATCACGCCGACGGCGGCTCGCGCGGCTGTGGTTCGGCCGGCGCTGGCGGGTAAACGAGGGCGCGCGGGCGCCAGGAACGGGGTGGCGGCATCCGCCAAAAGCACTGCCGCCAGGACGCAAGCTGCCCGGAAGAAGCCGGCCGCGAAGGTGATGGTGGCCAAACCGTCCGGTAAGGCGGTACGGGGGAGGAATCCGGGCAAAAAACCGGCGACTGCGGTCAAGCCGGCCAAGCCGGCCAAGCCAGGAACCAAGATCGCCACCGTTCCCGCCGAACCCAACGGCAAGCCACGGAAGAGTACTAAACAGCGGATCTGA
- a CDS encoding citrate synthase has product MATITLKDDITGKAAQMPVLEPVYGHPVVDIGKLAKEFGYFTYDPGFMSTASCQSAITYLDGDKGELLYRGFPIEQLAEQCNFLEVSYLLLYGELPNTEKKQIFETSIARHNRIRENLRRFLHGFNHDAHPMAMMAAVVSSLSAFFHDRLDIRDYEHRMVTARRLIAKMPTIAAACYKHSIGDPTIYPRDDLSYTGNLLYMMFSLPGKRYEVDPIAERALDVLFTLHADHEQNASTSTVRLAGSSGTNPYAAIAAGISCLWGPAHGGANEAVLRMLEQIGDIKNVDNFIAKVKDKNSNVRLMGFGHRVYKNFDPRAKIIKEICHQTLEAYGHDPRLDLAMRLEEIALNDDYFVERKLYPNVDFYSGIIYSALQIPVEMFTVMFAIARTAGWITHWMEMITEKDQKIGRPRQLYIGETRRDVKSLQERE; this is encoded by the coding sequence ATGGCAACGATCACCTTGAAGGATGATATCACTGGAAAAGCCGCACAAATGCCAGTGCTGGAGCCGGTCTACGGCCATCCCGTGGTGGATATCGGCAAGCTGGCCAAGGAATTCGGTTACTTTACTTACGACCCCGGCTTCATGTCCACCGCCAGCTGCCAGAGCGCGATCACCTACCTGGATGGCGACAAGGGCGAACTACTGTATCGCGGCTTTCCCATTGAGCAGCTGGCCGAGCAGTGCAATTTCCTGGAAGTCAGCTACCTGCTGCTTTACGGAGAGTTGCCCAACACCGAAAAGAAGCAGATTTTTGAAACCAGCATCGCCCGACATAATCGGATTCGCGAAAACCTGAGGCGATTTTTACACGGCTTCAACCACGATGCCCATCCGATGGCGATGATGGCGGCGGTGGTCAGCTCGCTGTCGGCCTTCTTCCACGACCGCCTCGACATCCGCGATTACGAGCATCGCATGGTCACCGCCCGCCGGCTGATCGCCAAAATGCCGACCATCGCCGCCGCCTGCTACAAGCACAGCATCGGCGATCCCACGATTTACCCTCGTGACGATCTGAGCTATACCGGTAATCTGCTGTACATGATGTTCAGCCTTCCCGGTAAACGCTACGAAGTCGATCCCATCGCCGAACGGGCGCTGGACGTCCTGTTCACCCTGCACGCCGACCACGAGCAGAACGCCTCCACCTCGACCGTGCGGCTGGCCGGATCTTCGGGCACCAACCCCTATGCGGCGATCGCCGCCGGCATTAGCTGTCTGTGGGGACCGGCGCATGGCGGCGCCAACGAAGCCGTGCTCCGGATGCTGGAGCAGATCGGCGATATCAAGAACGTCGATAATTTTATAGCCAAGGTCAAGGATAAGAACTCCAACGTGCGCTTGATGGGCTTTGGCCATCGCGTTTATAAAAATTTCGACCCGCGCGCCAAGATCATCAAGGAAATCTGCCACCAGACCCTGGAAGCCTACGGCCATGACCCGCGCCTGGATCTGGCGATGCGGCTGGAAGAGATCGCCCTCAATGACGATTACTTTGTCGAACGCAAGCTATATCCAAACGTCGATTTCTATTCCGGCATCATTTACAGCGCGCTGCAGATCCCGGTCGAGATGTTCACGGTGATGTTCGCCATCGCCCGTACTGCCGGCTGGATCACCCATTGGATGGAAATGATCACTGAAAAGGATCAGAAGATCGGCCGACCGCGGCAGTTGTATATCGGCGAAACGCGCCGTGACGTGAAATCGCTGCAAGAGCGCGAATAA
- a CDS encoding type B 50S ribosomal protein L31: MQKDIHPQYRDVVFQDISTDFAFLTRSTITAKDTIQWTDGKEYPLVKVEVSSQSHPFYTGKQKIVDTAGRVDRFRRKYGLS, from the coding sequence ATGCAAAAAGATATTCATCCTCAGTACCGCGACGTGGTGTTCCAGGATATCTCCACCGATTTCGCCTTTCTCACCCGCTCCACCATCACCGCCAAGGACACCATCCAGTGGACCGACGGCAAGGAGTATCCTCTAGTGAAAGTGGAGGTCTCCAGCCAATCGCACCCGTTCTACACCGGTAAGCAGAAGATCGTGGACACCGCCGGCCGGGTGGACCGCTTCCGCCGCAAGTATGGCTTGTCCTAA
- the rimO gene encoding 30S ribosomal protein S12 methylthiotransferase RimO yields MSHPPQIGFVSLGCPKALVDSEQILTRLRAEGYDLAPTYQAADLVVVNTCGFIDAAVAESLEAIGEALAENGKVIVTGCLGAKGNVVRDLHPSVLAVTGPHACEEVMMAVHTHLPRPHDPFMDLVPPQGIKLTPRHYAYLKIAEGCNHRCSFCIIPQLRGDLVSRPVGEVLREAENLVRAGIKELLVVSQDTSAYGVDMRYRAGFWNGRPLKTRLTSLAAALGELGVWVRLHYVYPYPHVDEVVPLMAEGRVLPYLDVPLQHASPRVLKAMRRPANTGDTLGRIRRWREICPDLTLRSTFIVGFPGETEDDFECLLEFLAEAELDRVGCFSYSPVEGATANQLPNPVPEEVKQERQARLMELQATVSAGRLRRKIGRALTVLVDAIDEEGTAIARSSADAPEIDGVVYIEDGADLPVGEFVPVRIMESDEHDLFGEYLDR; encoded by the coding sequence ATGAGCCATCCCCCCCAAATCGGTTTTGTCAGCCTCGGTTGTCCCAAGGCGCTGGTGGATTCCGAACAAATCCTGACTCGTTTGCGAGCCGAAGGCTACGATTTGGCGCCTACCTATCAAGCCGCCGATCTGGTGGTGGTGAATACCTGTGGTTTTATCGACGCGGCGGTGGCGGAATCGCTGGAAGCCATCGGCGAGGCGCTGGCCGAAAACGGCAAGGTGATCGTGACCGGGTGTCTGGGCGCAAAGGGGAACGTGGTGCGCGACCTGCATCCAAGTGTGTTGGCGGTGACCGGGCCGCACGCCTGCGAGGAAGTCATGATGGCGGTTCATACCCACCTACCTCGGCCGCACGATCCGTTCATGGATTTGGTGCCGCCGCAGGGTATCAAACTAACCCCTCGACATTATGCGTACTTGAAGATTGCCGAGGGTTGCAACCATCGCTGTAGCTTTTGCATCATCCCTCAACTGCGGGGCGATCTGGTCAGCCGACCGGTTGGCGAGGTGCTGCGAGAGGCGGAAAATCTGGTCCGGGCCGGAATCAAGGAACTGTTGGTCGTGTCTCAGGATACCAGCGCTTATGGAGTGGATATGCGTTACCGCGCGGGTTTTTGGAACGGTCGGCCGCTCAAGACCCGTCTGACCAGTCTGGCGGCGGCATTGGGTGAATTGGGTGTCTGGGTGCGACTGCATTATGTCTACCCGTATCCGCATGTCGATGAGGTGGTGCCACTGATGGCGGAAGGCAGGGTATTACCCTATCTGGACGTGCCGTTGCAGCATGCCAGTCCGCGTGTGCTCAAGGCCATGAGGCGGCCGGCCAATACCGGCGACACCTTGGGGCGAATTCGCCGCTGGCGGGAAATTTGTCCGGATCTCACCCTGCGCAGCACCTTCATCGTCGGTTTTCCCGGCGAGACCGAGGATGATTTCGAGTGTTTGCTGGAGTTCCTGGCAGAGGCGGAGCTGGATCGGGTTGGCTGTTTTAGCTACTCGCCGGTGGAAGGCGCCACTGCCAACCAGTTGCCGAATCCGGTGCCGGAGGAAGTTAAACAGGAACGGCAAGCCCGGCTGATGGAGTTGCAGGCAACGGTCAGCGCCGGCCGGTTGCGGCGTAAGATCGGCCGTGCCTTGACCGTTTTGGTGGATGCCATCGACGAAGAAGGAACGGCCATCGCCCGCTCCAGCGCCGATGCGCCGGAGATCGATGGGGTCGTTTATATCGAGGACGGCGCGGATCTGCCGGTCGGCGAATTTGTCCCGGTGCGGATCATGGAGTCCGACGAACATGATCTGTTTGGAGAATATCTGGACCGCTGA